One genomic region from Evansella sp. LMS18 encodes:
- the cmpA gene encoding cortex morphogenetic protein CmpA, giving the protein MPSWLQRQLEEAYQRKDLKRVRLLNQCWFYYRETIPHSSGDNDSAYQKR; this is encoded by the coding sequence ATGCCTTCGTGGCTTCAGAGACAATTAGAGGAAGCCTATCAGCGAAAAGATTTAAAAAGGGTCCGGCTGTTAAACCAATGCTGGTTTTACTATAGAGAAACTATCCCTCACTCATCCGGGGACAATGATTCTGCTTACCAAAAAAGATAA
- a CDS encoding SprT family protein, with translation MNDQELQELTETVSQESFGMPFRHKASFNSRLRTTGGRYSLSTHNIDINPKHLEYFGEEELIKIVKHELCHYHLHLAGRGYQHKDRDFKLLLKKVGGSRFCQTIPEMKKKSTKVHIYECTKCSAQFQRKRQFDTNKYVCGRCKGRIVKVKTFS, from the coding sequence ATGAATGACCAGGAATTGCAGGAACTTACTGAAACTGTCTCACAGGAATCCTTTGGGATGCCATTCAGACATAAAGCATCTTTTAACAGCCGTCTGAGAACTACGGGAGGGAGGTACTCTCTTTCCACACATAATATTGATATCAACCCAAAACATTTAGAGTATTTTGGTGAAGAAGAGCTAATCAAAATAGTGAAACACGAACTCTGCCATTACCATCTTCACCTCGCTGGCCGGGGTTACCAGCACAAGGATCGGGATTTCAAACTTCTATTGAAGAAGGTTGGCGGATCCAGGTTCTGCCAGACGATTCCTGAAATGAAGAAGAAATCTACGAAGGTTCATATATATGAATGCACTAAATGCAGTGCCCAGTTTCAGCGCAAGCGGCAGTTTGATACGAATAAGTATGTGTGCGGCCGGTGCAAAGGAAGAATTGTTAAGGTTAAAACATTTTCCTGA
- a CDS encoding Tex family protein, with amino-acid sequence MEWSAEQQVILTQVTKQIQLKENKIKQVIELAEEGNTVPFIARYRKEMTGGMDEEQIRNILESWTYATNLSKRKEEVIRSIDEQGKLTDELKGSIEKASKLQEVEDLYRPYKQKRRTKATIAKEKGLEPLAQWMFALPQEGSVQKEAEKYINEEKEVHTIEDAVQGAQDIISEYLSDDADIRKQIRQMTFTEGKISSEKKAKAEDEKEIFEMYYEYSEEVKRIVPHRVLALNRGEKEGVLKVAVIPPRDRILTWMEKRVLKGRRTVAKEELLAAVEDGYKRLIEPSIEREIRNEVTEKAEEQAIHIFSENLRNLLLQPPLKDRIVLGVDPAYRTGCKLAVVDETGKVLAIDVIYPTPPRNQVKEAAAKVKQYIEQFNIEMVAVGNGTASRETEQFIADVIKDLNNKLYYLIVNEAGASVYSASKLAKEEFPELQVEERSAVSIARRIQDPLAELVKIDPKAVGVGQYQHDVTQSRLNDSLTFVVETVVNKVGVNVNTASSSLLQYVSGLSKSVANNIVKFREEQGKYANRSQLKKVPRLGAKTYEQCIGFLRVIDGNQPLDRTGIHPESYKVTKEIMDHLDITMGELGTDAVEEKIKVVSIQDLARKFEVGEPTLKDILDALARPGRDPRDDVPKPLLKTDVLTMEDLSSGMELQGTVRNVVDFGAFVDIGVKQDGLVHISKLASRFVKHPMEVVSVGDVVTVWVDSVDTKKGRIALTMLKPSDQV; translated from the coding sequence ATGGAATGGTCGGCTGAACAACAGGTAATTCTTACACAGGTAACTAAGCAAATACAATTGAAAGAAAATAAGATAAAGCAAGTTATTGAACTGGCTGAAGAAGGAAATACTGTACCGTTTATCGCCCGCTACAGAAAAGAAATGACAGGCGGTATGGATGAGGAGCAAATCCGAAACATATTAGAAAGCTGGACTTATGCAACAAACCTTTCAAAGCGAAAAGAAGAAGTGATTCGCTCCATTGATGAACAGGGAAAACTCACCGATGAGCTGAAAGGAAGCATTGAAAAAGCTTCCAAACTGCAGGAAGTGGAAGACCTTTACCGTCCTTATAAACAAAAGAGAAGAACCAAGGCTACCATTGCAAAAGAAAAAGGTTTGGAGCCCCTTGCTCAGTGGATGTTTGCCCTGCCCCAGGAAGGGTCTGTACAAAAGGAAGCAGAGAAGTATATTAATGAAGAAAAAGAAGTACATACGATAGAGGATGCGGTTCAGGGAGCCCAGGACATTATAAGCGAGTATCTGTCTGATGATGCTGATATCCGTAAACAAATCCGCCAAATGACATTTACGGAGGGGAAAATCTCCTCAGAGAAAAAAGCCAAGGCTGAAGATGAAAAAGAAATATTTGAAATGTATTATGAGTACTCCGAAGAGGTGAAGCGCATAGTGCCGCACAGGGTGCTAGCTTTGAACAGAGGAGAAAAAGAAGGCGTCCTGAAGGTTGCTGTTATTCCTCCACGGGACAGGATTTTGACCTGGATGGAGAAACGGGTACTGAAAGGCAGACGAACCGTCGCAAAAGAGGAGCTGCTTGCTGCTGTTGAGGACGGGTATAAACGCTTGATCGAACCTTCCATCGAAAGGGAAATTCGTAACGAGGTAACAGAAAAAGCGGAAGAACAGGCCATTCATATTTTTTCAGAAAACCTTAGGAACCTTCTGCTCCAGCCGCCATTAAAAGACAGAATAGTTCTTGGTGTGGACCCGGCTTATCGGACAGGCTGCAAGCTTGCTGTTGTTGACGAAACAGGTAAAGTTCTTGCTATTGATGTTATTTATCCAACGCCTCCTAGAAATCAAGTGAAGGAAGCCGCCGCGAAAGTTAAACAATATATAGAGCAATTTAATATTGAGATGGTAGCTGTCGGAAATGGAACAGCTTCCCGGGAAACGGAACAGTTTATTGCAGACGTCATTAAAGATTTAAACAATAAATTATATTACTTAATTGTCAACGAAGCGGGCGCCAGCGTCTATTCTGCCTCCAAGCTTGCTAAAGAGGAGTTTCCCGAATTACAGGTGGAAGAACGAAGTGCCGTATCTATTGCAAGGAGGATTCAGGACCCGCTTGCAGAGCTGGTGAAAATTGACCCGAAAGCTGTAGGTGTGGGGCAGTACCAGCATGATGTGACCCAGTCCAGGCTTAATGATTCACTGACTTTTGTAGTAGAGACGGTGGTAAACAAAGTAGGGGTAAACGTGAACACTGCTTCTTCCTCACTACTGCAGTATGTTTCCGGGTTGTCGAAATCTGTAGCAAACAACATCGTGAAATTCAGGGAAGAGCAAGGGAAATATGCAAACCGCAGCCAGCTGAAAAAAGTACCGAGGCTTGGTGCGAAAACATATGAGCAGTGTATCGGTTTCCTGCGTGTGATTGATGGAAACCAGCCTCTGGACAGGACAGGCATTCACCCGGAAAGTTATAAGGTTACAAAGGAAATTATGGATCACCTTGATATAACTATGGGAGAGCTGGGCACAGATGCTGTTGAGGAAAAGATTAAAGTGGTGTCTATTCAGGACCTTGCCCGGAAGTTTGAGGTTGGGGAACCAACGTTAAAGGATATTCTTGACGCTCTTGCTCGTCCTGGAAGAGACCCCCGGGATGATGTTCCGAAGCCACTGTTAAAAACGGATGTATTAACGATGGAAGACTTATCTTCCGGCATGGAACTCCAGGGGACAGTCCGCAACGTCGTTGATTTTGGGGCCTTTGTTGATATTGGAGTAAAGCAGGACGGACTTGTTCATATTTCCAAACTTGCCAGCCGGTTCGTTAAACACCCAATGGAAGTAGTTTCAGTCGGAGATGTTGTAACTGTCTGGGTTGATTCGGTGGATACGAAAAAAGGCAGAATAGCACTTACGATGCTTAAACCCTCAGATCAGGTATAA
- a CDS encoding gamma-glutamyltransferase family protein — MKTSKKKISSDKNIFGMVSTASGPATEAGVRMLEKGGNAVDAAVASALCLGVTEPQASGLGGQTMALVYLKEEGRVFALDGSSRAPFKVQPMKTPNKPIKFGLKSSTVPSTPATLGYLQDKYGKLTFAEAAEPAIQAAREGIIVSPLIHRLIKKEEEHLRKDPSIVKNFFKNGKPMPTRATIFQPELANTLETMVKNGWQDFYIGTIGKKIVKDMKKRDGLITDADLCQIPIPVEREVLTGSYRDYDLYTFPPPGAGRVLVQILNTLEGFPPEMLHTEETAGAVISALAFQFALTDRQRVPIHPDYFLQSLNKFMLDKDYAKELTELITKIGRTSLQEEFAPPLTSGETTHLSVADKDGNAVGITQSIELVFGSKTMADGLGFFYNNYMSAFDYKNMAHPYHLLPGGKPWSSVAPVLLFKNGRPKFLLGSPGSSRISTSLAQVITKLADRNETLDHAISAPRFHSSDTGKLLIEKSRFNEEVLHALNITGFELKKRGAYSFYLGCVQGVEFPDTEGEEFFGVADPRRDGTARGPASLKIMEGFIKNEDSDRIQP, encoded by the coding sequence ATGAAAACTTCAAAAAAGAAGATATCCTCGGATAAAAATATTTTCGGTATGGTTTCTACCGCTTCCGGCCCAGCCACAGAAGCAGGGGTTCGCATGCTTGAAAAGGGAGGAAATGCTGTTGATGCCGCTGTTGCTTCTGCACTCTGTTTAGGAGTAACAGAGCCTCAGGCATCCGGTCTCGGCGGGCAGACCATGGCCCTTGTTTACTTAAAAGAAGAAGGCCGGGTTTTCGCACTGGATGGATCTTCACGAGCTCCTTTTAAGGTCCAGCCCATGAAGACACCAAATAAGCCTATTAAATTCGGCCTGAAATCATCCACTGTCCCTTCCACTCCGGCCACATTGGGGTATCTTCAGGACAAATACGGAAAACTCACCTTCGCTGAAGCAGCTGAACCTGCTATACAGGCTGCCAGAGAAGGAATTATTGTCTCGCCGCTCATACACCGCTTAATAAAGAAAGAAGAAGAACATTTAAGAAAAGACCCTTCCATAGTTAAAAACTTTTTCAAAAATGGCAAGCCCATGCCGACACGGGCAACAATTTTTCAGCCCGAGCTGGCAAACACCCTGGAAACGATGGTTAAAAACGGATGGCAGGATTTTTATATCGGTACGATAGGGAAAAAGATCGTAAAAGATATGAAAAAAAGAGATGGGCTCATCACCGATGCAGACCTCTGTCAAATCCCGATTCCAGTGGAGCGTGAGGTGCTAACAGGAAGTTACAGAGATTACGACCTTTATACTTTTCCTCCCCCGGGAGCCGGAAGAGTATTAGTGCAAATCCTGAACACTCTTGAAGGATTTCCACCTGAAATGCTTCACACAGAGGAAACGGCAGGGGCTGTAATATCTGCGCTTGCGTTTCAGTTTGCTTTAACCGACAGGCAAAGGGTGCCTATCCATCCTGACTATTTTTTGCAGTCTCTGAATAAATTCATGCTCGACAAGGACTATGCGAAAGAACTAACAGAACTGATTACTAAAATAGGCAGGACTTCCCTGCAGGAAGAATTCGCTCCGCCACTTACATCCGGGGAAACAACACATTTATCGGTAGCTGATAAAGACGGCAACGCTGTAGGGATTACCCAGTCTATTGAACTTGTGTTCGGAAGTAAAACGATGGCAGACGGACTTGGCTTTTTCTATAACAATTATATGAGTGCCTTTGATTATAAAAATATGGCACATCCATATCACCTCCTGCCGGGAGGAAAACCGTGGAGCAGTGTAGCGCCAGTTCTTTTATTCAAAAACGGCAGGCCTAAATTTCTGCTGGGGAGTCCCGGAAGCAGCCGCATTTCCACCTCTCTTGCCCAGGTTATAACCAAGCTTGCCGACAGAAATGAAACACTGGACCATGCAATATCCGCACCAAGATTTCATTCCTCTGATACAGGGAAGCTGTTAATTGAGAAAAGCAGATTTAACGAAGAAGTATTGCACGCATTGAATATTACCGGTTTTGAATTAAAGAAACGGGGAGCCTACAGCTTTTACTTAGGCTGTGTCCAGGGTGTGGAATTCCCGGATACCGAAGGCGAAGAATTTTTTGGAGTAGCCGACCCGCGAAGAGACGGTACAGCCAGAGGACCTGCATCATTAAAGATAATGGAGGGTTTTATCAAAAATGAAGATAGCGATCGTATACAACCGTGA
- a CDS encoding N-formylglutamate amidohydrolase, translated as MTEQRRKLPLVISVPHGGVVIPEELLRKCLLTKEEILLDCDTWSQDLYDFKDLAEEYADTEIARISLDMNRSLNDRPPDNPDGLVKTLSVENKQVWLTPEGLNGIEIDNLIREYYIPFHKRLEQATANPAVKLGIDCHTMLETGPAPDKKGWEQRPLFCISNRGSSTGEANGEPVTAPPELMQKFKGILEKKFRGFEGTQGHTSLVSINTPFRGGYITRYHGNRGTIPWIQLEINRSLYLKNAANPASVIPEEADLRHLTKIRDILYEAFNELTE; from the coding sequence ATGACCGAGCAGAGACGGAAACTTCCGCTTGTAATATCAGTACCTCACGGTGGTGTTGTCATCCCGGAGGAACTTTTAAGGAAATGCCTCTTAACAAAGGAAGAAATTCTCCTTGACTGCGACACCTGGTCTCAGGACCTTTATGATTTTAAGGACCTGGCAGAAGAATATGCTGATACAGAAATAGCCAGAATCTCATTAGATATGAACAGGTCATTAAATGACCGGCCACCTGACAACCCGGATGGCCTAGTAAAAACCCTATCTGTTGAAAACAAACAGGTATGGCTTACACCGGAGGGACTTAACGGCATAGAGATTGATAATTTGATCAGAGAGTATTATATCCCTTTTCACAAACGGCTGGAACAGGCTACTGCCAACCCGGCCGTTAAGCTCGGGATAGACTGCCACACCATGCTTGAAACCGGTCCTGCCCCGGACAAAAAAGGCTGGGAGCAGCGCCCTCTTTTTTGTATCAGCAACAGAGGATCGAGTACCGGTGAAGCAAACGGAGAGCCTGTTACGGCTCCCCCAGAGCTGATGCAAAAATTTAAAGGCATACTCGAGAAAAAATTCCGCGGCTTTGAAGGGACACAAGGGCATACTTCTCTAGTATCTATTAATACACCCTTTAGAGGAGGCTATATAACCCGATATCATGGAAACAGAGGAACCATCCCCTGGATTCAGCTGGAAATAAACCGATCACTGTACTTAAAAAATGCAGCAAACCCAGCCTCTGTCATCCCTGAAGAAGCTGATCTCCGCCACCTGACAAAGATCAGGGACATTTTATATGAAGCTTTTAACGAGTTAACAGAATAA
- a CDS encoding M20/M25/M40 family metallo-hydrolase, giving the protein MKIAIVYNRESQAVINLFGTLNREKYGLETIKNIKDALVSGGHQVKTFEGDKNIISKLEEFMPSVVSGERPGLVFNLSYGIQGKGRYMHVPGILEMLGIPYVGSGPETHALALDKVVTKMILIQRGLPTPKFMVMDKPDSPVTEDLTYPLIVKPKDEAVSFGLRIVHNEDELRDGVKTIYETFNGPTLVEEYIEGREVNVGLLGNNPVEALPPVELVFGEGEQIFTYEDKKNKSGRTVEKVCPAPLSEEETKKIQQLAIDTFNALGCYDSARVDFRIDKQGNPYILEVNSMASLGADGSFVYAADKMGLNYTDLMNRLIDITNERYFGPFFLDNTDGETPKEPLEIFNSITQNRHKIETDLKSWTNLSSWTQDPVGLSTVRRRLDDRCKKLGLRAVEEYTNGRSAWTWESKAGFKDGTLLVLPIDIPGERKGFPIPFRTEQEWIYGEGIASSRGGLTVMLTALNALKEQKLLAKKKVGVLFYSDEGRGMRYSSSTLRKAASEAKQVIVLQPGFTEGKVADQRRGSKKYSITVEGDPLRVGGKNSKQADVLSSFLLKTEKLKEISSRDKKLTIAVQDVHSERYSVLLPHRVTATIVVTYINEKLAEEAEKEIRETFKSSSGGMKSYVETIEERPPLLRRKNNEVISQLRQISEEWHLPFGTESSLLASAAGEVQADIPVVCGFAPASKGLYTPNEAIHRSELIQRSLLLSLFLLEQ; this is encoded by the coding sequence ATGAAGATAGCGATCGTATACAACCGTGAAAGCCAGGCAGTCATTAATTTATTCGGAACATTGAACCGGGAAAAATACGGCCTTGAAACGATTAAAAACATCAAGGATGCCTTAGTTTCAGGAGGACACCAGGTCAAAACATTTGAAGGGGATAAAAATATCATTTCCAAGCTGGAGGAGTTCATGCCTTCTGTTGTTTCCGGGGAAAGACCAGGACTTGTTTTTAACCTTAGCTACGGCATCCAGGGGAAAGGGCGTTATATGCATGTACCGGGCATTCTTGAAATGCTCGGTATCCCTTATGTGGGATCCGGTCCGGAAACTCACGCGCTTGCCCTTGATAAAGTCGTTACAAAAATGATTTTAATCCAAAGGGGCCTTCCAACACCTAAATTCATGGTAATGGACAAGCCTGACTCTCCGGTAACGGAAGATTTAACCTATCCGCTTATTGTAAAACCGAAAGATGAGGCCGTTTCCTTTGGCCTGAGGATTGTCCACAACGAAGATGAACTAAGAGACGGGGTAAAAACAATTTACGAGACTTTTAACGGGCCGACTCTTGTTGAAGAATACATTGAAGGCCGTGAAGTGAACGTTGGGCTTCTCGGCAACAATCCTGTAGAAGCACTCCCGCCAGTCGAGCTCGTATTTGGAGAAGGGGAGCAGATTTTCACTTATGAGGATAAGAAAAATAAAAGCGGCAGGACGGTAGAAAAAGTCTGCCCTGCTCCTCTTTCCGAGGAAGAAACTAAAAAAATCCAGCAACTTGCCATTGACACATTCAATGCCCTGGGCTGCTATGACAGTGCCCGGGTAGATTTCAGGATCGATAAACAAGGGAACCCTTATATTCTTGAAGTTAACTCGATGGCAAGCCTTGGCGCTGACGGCTCATTTGTTTATGCCGCAGATAAAATGGGCCTCAATTACACGGATTTAATGAACAGGTTAATCGACATAACTAACGAACGCTATTTCGGCCCGTTCTTTCTTGATAATACAGATGGCGAAACACCGAAAGAACCGCTGGAAATCTTTAATTCCATCACTCAGAACCGGCATAAGATAGAAACTGACCTTAAATCATGGACAAACCTTTCCAGCTGGACCCAGGATCCGGTTGGCCTGAGTACGGTCAGAAGACGACTCGATGACCGGTGCAAGAAGCTTGGATTGAGAGCTGTCGAAGAATATACTAACGGCCGTTCTGCCTGGACATGGGAATCGAAAGCCGGATTTAAAGACGGCACCCTCCTTGTTCTCCCTATCGATATACCAGGAGAACGAAAAGGGTTCCCGATCCCGTTCCGGACTGAACAAGAATGGATTTACGGGGAAGGTATCGCTTCAAGCAGAGGCGGGCTCACAGTTATGCTCACTGCCCTGAATGCCCTTAAAGAACAAAAGCTTCTGGCTAAAAAGAAAGTCGGGGTTCTCTTTTATTCTGATGAAGGAAGAGGAATGCGGTACAGCAGCTCCACTTTACGAAAAGCCGCCTCAGAAGCAAAACAGGTTATTGTACTCCAGCCTGGTTTTACCGAAGGAAAGGTCGCCGACCAGCGAAGAGGTTCAAAAAAATACAGCATCACTGTAGAAGGGGATCCACTACGTGTAGGAGGCAAAAATTCAAAACAGGCGGATGTTCTCAGCAGCTTTCTTCTGAAAACGGAAAAGCTAAAGGAAATCAGCAGCCGTGATAAAAAACTCACTATAGCGGTTCAGGATGTGCATTCAGAAAGATACAGCGTATTACTTCCTCACCGGGTAACTGCCACTATCGTGGTCACATATATTAATGAAAAACTTGCGGAGGAAGCGGAAAAGGAAATAAGAGAAACATTTAAATCAAGCTCAGGCGGGATGAAATCTTATGTGGAAACCATTGAAGAAAGACCTCCCCTTCTGAGACGAAAAAATAATGAAGTTATCAGCCAGCTGCGTCAGATAAGCGAGGAATGGCATCTGCCGTTCGGGACGGAATCAAGCCTCCTGGCCAGCGCTGCAGGGGAAGTCCAGGCTGATATACCCGTTGTCTGTGGCTTTGCTCCCGCAAGCAAAGGATTATATACGCCAAATGAAGCAATCCACCGCAGCGAACTGATTCAGCGATCATTATTATTATCTCTGTTTCTGCTGGAGCAATAA
- a CDS encoding PLP-dependent aspartate aminotransferase family protein, with product MRFETKNVHFQEKLDSKEISKAKPIYQTSAFAFNDLDDMESFFSGEKSYMYTRMGNPNTDDLSKGVADLEGAEMGAASSSGISAILAGVLAVAKAGDHIVATEDLYGGTYQLFAKELPDFGIEVSFADFSDLKDVEDNIKDNTVLIYTESITNPLLRIENLEEVVKLAKKHSLKTMVDNTFATPYLIRPHEAGVDLVVHSATKYIGGHSDLSAGVVTGSKELMKKVRGRITNLGSNLGPFDGWLGSRGLKTLSLRMERQSANAAALAASLTEDKNIEKVYYPENVSARGNGAIVTIVLAENVDVHEFFRKLSWVKVVPTLAGVETSVTHPVGTSHRPVPKKTREKLGVTYSMVRISVGIEDKEDIIEVFKQALEG from the coding sequence ATGCGTTTTGAGACAAAAAATGTACATTTTCAGGAAAAGCTGGATTCAAAGGAAATCAGTAAAGCTAAACCAATCTATCAGACATCTGCATTTGCGTTCAATGATTTAGATGATATGGAAAGCTTCTTCAGCGGGGAAAAATCCTATATGTATACCCGGATGGGAAATCCGAATACCGATGATCTCAGCAAAGGTGTTGCGGACCTGGAAGGAGCGGAAATGGGTGCGGCGTCTTCGTCGGGGATTTCGGCGATACTGGCCGGCGTTCTTGCTGTCGCTAAAGCAGGTGATCATATTGTTGCGACGGAGGATCTGTATGGCGGTACATACCAGCTTTTTGCAAAAGAACTCCCGGACTTCGGAATCGAAGTAAGTTTCGCTGATTTTTCTGATCTAAAGGATGTAGAGGATAATATAAAAGATAATACTGTTTTAATTTACACAGAATCCATCACAAATCCGCTGCTTCGGATTGAAAATCTGGAGGAGGTTGTAAAGCTTGCGAAGAAACACAGTCTGAAAACAATGGTGGACAATACATTCGCAACGCCTTATCTGATCAGGCCCCACGAAGCTGGCGTGGATCTTGTAGTACACAGTGCGACGAAATATATCGGAGGGCATAGTGATCTTTCAGCCGGAGTCGTGACAGGAAGCAAGGAATTGATGAAAAAGGTTCGGGGACGCATCACAAACCTCGGCAGCAATCTTGGACCGTTCGACGGGTGGCTTGGAAGCCGCGGGCTCAAGACACTGAGTCTAAGGATGGAGCGTCAAAGCGCTAACGCTGCTGCTTTGGCCGCTTCTTTGACAGAAGATAAAAATATCGAAAAAGTGTATTATCCGGAAAATGTATCTGCACGCGGCAACGGAGCAATAGTGACGATAGTTCTTGCAGAAAATGTAGATGTTCACGAGTTTTTCAGAAAGCTAAGCTGGGTGAAAGTCGTTCCTACATTAGCGGGAGTGGAGACCTCAGTAACTCATCCGGTGGGGACTTCCCACCGTCCCGTTCCTAAAAAAACACGGGAAAAGCTCGGTGTTACCTATTCAATGGTCCGCATCTCTGTGGGTATTGAGGATAAAGAAGATATCATCGAAGTGTTTAAACAGGCGCTTGAAGGATAG
- a CDS encoding IS256 family transposase, with amino-acid sequence MTQLNITINLDQLKEEVENSTLGSPVKASLTLILNSLMEKERDEYINAIPYERSEDRTGQRNGYYSRELMTGAGGLTLKVPRTRDGEFSTTIFEKYNRCDQALVLSMIEMVVNGVSTRKVTKIVEELCGKSVSKSQVSNLLKSLDPIVNEWRNRPLNVHYYPYLYVDAMYIKVRENNKVVSKAVHIACGITQDGHREIIGLKVTHGESVRSWTAFFEDLKGRGIQSPKMVISDAHKGLVASIQETFLGTSWQRCYFHFSRNIVDAMPKKGSEEAKHELKAIFRVPEVALARDLKEKFVQKYETVKGFTKAVQILDEGFEDAIQFHAYPSEHHISLRTTNMLERLNREVRRREKVIQIFPNDQSAIRLIGSVLMDIDEKWTNQKKPFLKQN; translated from the coding sequence ATGACCCAACTCAATATTACTATAAATTTGGACCAACTAAAAGAGGAAGTAGAGAACAGTACACTAGGTTCTCCTGTGAAAGCGTCTTTGACCCTTATTCTTAATTCATTGATGGAAAAAGAAAGAGATGAATACATTAATGCCATACCTTACGAGCGCTCGGAAGACCGTACGGGACAGCGTAACGGGTATTATTCCCGTGAACTCATGACTGGCGCAGGTGGTCTCACCCTTAAGGTCCCTCGTACGAGAGACGGAGAATTTTCCACGACCATCTTTGAAAAATACAACCGATGTGACCAGGCATTAGTTCTGTCTATGATTGAAATGGTTGTTAATGGTGTTTCCACACGCAAAGTAACTAAGATTGTGGAAGAATTATGCGGGAAGAGTGTCTCGAAATCACAGGTCTCTAACTTGTTAAAATCCCTGGATCCCATTGTAAACGAATGGCGAAACCGCCCACTTAACGTGCATTACTACCCGTACTTATACGTGGACGCTATGTATATTAAAGTTCGTGAGAACAATAAAGTAGTTTCCAAAGCCGTCCATATTGCTTGTGGGATTACTCAGGATGGGCATCGGGAAATCATAGGGCTTAAAGTTACTCATGGCGAATCTGTACGCAGCTGGACTGCTTTCTTTGAGGATCTTAAGGGAAGAGGCATTCAGTCTCCTAAAATGGTGATCTCCGATGCCCACAAGGGGCTAGTCGCCTCCATTCAGGAAACATTTCTGGGCACGTCCTGGCAGCGCTGTTATTTTCACTTTTCCAGAAATATCGTTGATGCCATGCCCAAGAAAGGCAGCGAAGAAGCCAAACATGAACTTAAAGCCATTTTTAGAGTGCCTGAAGTGGCCCTTGCCCGGGATCTCAAAGAAAAGTTTGTGCAAAAGTACGAAACAGTAAAAGGATTTACAAAAGCGGTTCAGATATTAGATGAAGGATTCGAGGATGCCATTCAATTTCACGCTTATCCAAGTGAGCACCATATCAGTTTGCGCACTACCAATATGCTTGAACGCTTAAACCGTGAGGTTCGAAGAAGAGAAAAAGTCATTCAAATCTTTCCAAATGACCAATCGGCCATCCGACTAATCGGGTCTGTTCTAATGGACATCGATGAGAAATGGACGAACCAAAAAAAGCCTTTCCTTAAGCAAAATTAA
- the thiL gene encoding thiamine-phosphate kinase, whose product MNNEINWIRQIAPESHHQEGLKAGIGDDAAIYHLQDSYETVVCVDTMVEGIHFKKTTMPMKAIGHKALAANISDLAAMGAVPLYYLVSVAVPKKGWSVQELNSIYEGMKQLGDQYKMDLIGGDTVSINQNLVLSVTVIGKLEKGRRLLRSAAEPGDIFFTTGPLGSSAFGLEKLLEQGLSAAEQEEHLPFIQAHQYPVPQVKAGRILSDTKVRIALNDISDGLASEAKEIAEASNVNVTIDWDEVPRAQLLKEAPQDRQEEWVLYGGEDYQLAGTVGPENWESLKAEFEKQSLPIYKIGSVTEGKGEVYLNKDGKSSPLTKTGYGHL is encoded by the coding sequence ATGAATAATGAAATAAACTGGATACGTCAGATAGCTCCAGAATCTCATCATCAGGAAGGGCTGAAGGCAGGAATCGGCGATGATGCGGCGATATACCACCTGCAGGACTCCTATGAAACGGTCGTATGTGTAGATACGATGGTTGAAGGAATACACTTTAAGAAAACGACGATGCCAATGAAGGCGATTGGCCATAAAGCACTTGCGGCAAATATAAGTGATCTTGCTGCAATGGGGGCCGTCCCGCTCTATTATTTAGTCTCCGTGGCAGTGCCAAAAAAGGGATGGAGTGTCCAGGAGCTTAATTCCATTTATGAAGGAATGAAGCAGCTTGGGGATCAATATAAAATGGATCTGATTGGCGGGGACACTGTTTCAATTAACCAAAACCTTGTCCTGTCAGTGACTGTGATTGGGAAGCTGGAAAAAGGAAGAAGGCTGCTCCGGTCTGCTGCGGAGCCTGGGGATATTTTTTTCACAACAGGCCCTCTCGGCAGTTCAGCATTTGGGCTGGAAAAGCTTCTGGAACAAGGTCTTTCTGCAGCGGAACAAGAGGAGCACCTCCCGTTTATCCAGGCGCATCAGTATCCGGTGCCGCAAGTGAAAGCCGGAAGAATCTTATCTGACACAAAAGTAAGGATTGCACTCAATGACATCAGTGACGGCCTTGCCAGCGAAGCGAAGGAAATTGCCGAAGCCAGCAATGTGAATGTTACTATTGACTGGGATGAGGTCCCACGGGCACAGCTGCTGAAGGAAGCCCCTCAGGATCGCCAGGAAGAGTGGGTGCTTTATGGCGGAGAGGATTACCAGCTCGCAGGGACAGTTGGCCCGGAAAACTGGGAGTCCCTTAAAGCGGAGTTTGAGAAACAGTCACTGCCTATTTATAAGATAGGTTCTGTAACCGAAGGAAAAGGCGAGGTCTATTTAAATAAAGATGGCAAGTCTTCCCCTCTGACGAAGACAGGTTACGGCCATTTATAG